The Mycolicibacterium hassiacum DSM 44199 genome includes a window with the following:
- a CDS encoding TIGR01777 family oxidoreductase: protein MSDTVIAIAGSSGLIGSALVYALRATDHRVLRIVRRAPVNPDEVSWNPETGDIDPAALAGVHAVVNLCGVNVGGRRWSGSFKQSLRDSRISPTEVLSAAVAEAGVPALLNASAVGYYGDTGDRVVDETAAAGTGFLAQLCQDWEAATAAAQQAGARVVLLRTGLVLSQSGGVLGRLRTLFSLGLGGRLGNGRQYMPWISLEDEVRTILFAIAHDELSGPLNLTGPAPVTNAEFTAALGRALHRPTPFAVPGFVLRAAVGEFADEGLLAGQRAIPAALERAGFEFRHNTIGEALQWAAHPGSGVRE, encoded by the coding sequence ATGTCCGACACCGTCATCGCGATCGCCGGGTCGTCCGGCCTGATCGGGTCCGCGCTGGTGTACGCCCTGCGCGCCACCGATCACCGGGTGCTGCGGATCGTGCGGCGCGCCCCGGTGAACCCCGACGAGGTGTCCTGGAACCCCGAGACCGGCGACATCGACCCCGCGGCGCTGGCGGGCGTGCACGCGGTGGTCAACCTGTGCGGGGTGAACGTCGGGGGCAGACGCTGGTCCGGCTCGTTCAAGCAGAGCCTGCGCGACAGCCGCATCAGCCCGACCGAGGTGCTGTCCGCGGCGGTGGCCGAGGCCGGGGTACCGGCGCTGCTCAACGCCAGCGCGGTCGGCTACTACGGCGACACCGGCGACCGGGTCGTCGACGAGACCGCGGCCGCGGGCACCGGTTTTTTGGCCCAGTTGTGCCAGGACTGGGAGGCGGCCACCGCGGCCGCGCAGCAGGCCGGTGCCCGGGTGGTGTTGTTGCGCACCGGCCTGGTGCTGTCGCAGTCGGGCGGGGTGCTGGGGCGGCTGCGGACGCTGTTCTCGCTGGGGCTGGGCGGCCGGCTGGGCAACGGCCGCCAGTACATGCCCTGGATCAGCCTCGAGGACGAGGTCCGCACGATCCTGTTCGCGATCGCCCACGACGAGCTGTCCGGCCCGCTCAACCTGACCGGTCCGGCGCCGGTGACCAACGCCGAGTTCACCGCCGCGCTGGGTCGGGCGCTGCACCGGCCCACCCCGTTCGCGGTTCCCGGTTTCGTGTTGCGCGCCGCGGTCGGCGAGTTCGCCGACGAGGGCCTGCTCGCCGGTCAGCGGGCCATTCCCGCCGCCCTGGAGCGGGCCGGATTCGAGTTCCGTCACAACACCATCGGCGAAGCCCTGCAGTGGGCGGCCCACCCCGGAAGCGGCGTCCGGGAGTAG
- the lipB gene encoding lipoyl(octanoyl) transferase LipB yields the protein MTRSIRSATTPIDVRRLGTVDYERAWRLQRELLDARVAGGPDTLLLLEHPPVYTAGKRTAPEERPVDGTPVIETDRGGKITWHGPGQLVGYPIIGLAEPVDVVNFVRRLEESLIAVADGFGLRAGRVKGRSGVWLPADDERPARKLAAIGIRVSRGVTMHGFALNCDCDLSAFSAIVPCGISDAGVTSLTAELGRRVGVDEVIEPVVAAVSDALDGRLMVSAR from the coding sequence GTGACGAGATCGATCCGGTCCGCGACCACCCCGATCGACGTGCGCCGGCTCGGCACCGTGGACTACGAGCGGGCCTGGCGGTTGCAGCGCGAGCTGCTCGACGCCCGCGTCGCGGGCGGCCCGGACACGCTGCTGCTGCTCGAGCACCCGCCGGTCTACACCGCGGGTAAGCGCACCGCCCCCGAGGAGCGCCCGGTCGACGGCACGCCGGTCATCGAGACCGACCGCGGCGGCAAGATCACCTGGCATGGGCCCGGTCAGCTGGTGGGCTATCCGATCATCGGCCTGGCCGAGCCCGTTGATGTCGTGAATTTCGTTCGGCGCCTTGAGGAATCGCTGATCGCAGTGGCCGACGGGTTCGGTCTGCGGGCCGGGCGGGTAAAGGGCCGGTCCGGGGTGTGGCTGCCCGCCGACGACGAACGGCCGGCGCGCAAACTCGCCGCGATCGGCATCCGGGTGTCGCGGGGCGTGACGATGCACGGGTTCGCGCTGAACTGCGACTGCGACCTGTCGGCGTTCTCGGCGATCGTGCCGTGCGGTATCTCCGATGCCGGGGTGACGTCGCTGACCGCCGAACTCGGCCGCCGGGTCGGCGTCGACGAGGTGATCGAGCCGGTCGTCGCGGCGGTGTCCGACGCGCTGGACGGGCGGTTGATGGTCAGCGCCCGGTGA
- the sucB gene encoding 2-oxoglutarate dehydrogenase, E2 component, dihydrolipoamide succinyltransferase has product MAISVQMPALGESVTEGTVTRWLKQEGDTVEQDEPLLEVSTDKVDTEIPSPASGVLKKIIAHEDDTVEVGGELAIIAEPGEADDAGAAQPAAQPAEPEPAPQPAPAESPAPAADAGAAPEPAPQPAASGAATPVLMPELGESVTEGTVTRWLKNVGDTVEVDEPLVEVSTDKVDTEIPSPVAGVLVSITAAEDDTVAVGGELARIGAPGAAPAEQPAPPPSAPPQQAQPAPAPAPEPKPAPAPAPQPAPAPQPAPAPQPAPEPAPAQAAAPAPEPASALAGDGTPYVTPLVRKLAAEHGVDLSTVKGTGVGGRIRKQDVLAAAEAKKKAAQAPAAASAPAAPAPAPAAATASPLAHLRGTTQKASRIRQLTAKRTRESLQATAQLTQVHEVDMTRIVALRERAKAEFREREGVNLTFLPFIARAVIEALKIHPNINASYNEETKEITYYDAEHLGIAVDTEQGLLSPVIKNAGDLSLAGLARAIADIAARARSGNLKPDELAGGTFTITNIGSQGALFDTPILVPPQAAMLGTGAIVKRPRVIVDEFGNESIGIRSVCYLPLTYDHRLIDGADAGRFLTTIRHRLEEGAFEAELGL; this is encoded by the coding sequence ATGGCCATCTCCGTTCAGATGCCCGCCCTCGGTGAGAGTGTCACCGAAGGCACTGTCACCCGCTGGCTGAAGCAGGAGGGTGACACGGTCGAACAGGATGAGCCACTGCTGGAGGTGTCCACCGACAAGGTCGACACCGAGATTCCCTCGCCGGCCTCCGGAGTGCTGAAGAAGATCATCGCGCACGAGGACGACACCGTCGAAGTCGGCGGTGAGCTCGCGATCATCGCGGAGCCGGGCGAGGCCGACGACGCCGGCGCGGCCCAGCCCGCCGCCCAGCCGGCCGAACCCGAGCCCGCCCCGCAACCGGCGCCCGCCGAGTCCCCGGCCCCCGCTGCCGATGCCGGTGCAGCACCCGAACCCGCTCCCCAGCCCGCCGCATCGGGTGCGGCGACACCGGTGCTGATGCCCGAGCTCGGCGAGTCGGTCACCGAGGGCACCGTGACCCGCTGGCTGAAGAATGTCGGCGACACCGTCGAGGTCGACGAGCCGTTGGTGGAGGTCTCCACCGACAAAGTCGACACCGAGATCCCGTCGCCGGTGGCGGGTGTGCTGGTGTCGATCACCGCCGCCGAGGACGACACCGTCGCGGTCGGTGGCGAGCTGGCCCGCATCGGGGCGCCCGGCGCGGCACCGGCCGAGCAACCCGCTCCCCCGCCCTCGGCGCCGCCCCAGCAGGCGCAGCCGGCTCCGGCCCCGGCGCCCGAGCCCAAGCCCGCACCCGCTCCGGCACCCCAGCCTGCTCCGGCACCCCAGCCTGCTCCGGCACCCCAGCCCGCTCCCGAACCCGCGCCGGCGCAGGCCGCCGCCCCCGCGCCCGAGCCCGCGAGCGCCCTGGCCGGCGACGGCACCCCCTACGTCACGCCGCTGGTGCGAAAGTTGGCCGCCGAGCACGGCGTTGACCTCTCGACCGTCAAGGGCACCGGGGTCGGGGGCCGGATCCGCAAGCAGGACGTGCTGGCCGCCGCCGAGGCCAAGAAGAAAGCCGCCCAGGCACCGGCCGCGGCATCCGCGCCGGCCGCCCCCGCCCCGGCGCCGGCTGCGGCGACTGCCTCACCGCTGGCGCATCTGCGCGGCACCACCCAGAAAGCCAGCCGCATCCGCCAGCTCACCGCGAAGCGGACCCGCGAGTCCCTGCAGGCGACAGCGCAGTTGACGCAGGTTCACGAGGTCGACATGACCCGGATCGTGGCGCTGCGCGAGCGCGCCAAGGCCGAGTTCCGCGAACGCGAGGGCGTCAACCTCACCTTCCTGCCGTTCATCGCCCGCGCGGTGATCGAGGCGTTGAAGATCCACCCGAACATCAACGCCAGCTACAACGAGGAGACCAAGGAGATCACCTACTACGACGCCGAGCATCTCGGCATCGCGGTCGACACCGAGCAGGGTCTGCTCTCGCCGGTGATCAAGAACGCCGGTGATCTGTCGCTGGCCGGTCTGGCGCGGGCGATCGCCGACATCGCCGCGCGCGCCCGCTCGGGCAACCTCAAGCCCGACGAACTGGCCGGCGGCACGTTCACCATCACCAACATCGGCAGCCAGGGCGCGTTGTTCGACACCCCGATCCTGGTGCCGCCGCAGGCGGCGATGCTGGGCACCGGCGCGATCGTCAAGCGGCCGCGGGTGATCGTCGACGAGTTCGGCAACGAGTCGATCGGTATCCGGTCGGTGTGCTACCTGCCGCTGACCTACGATCACCGGCTCATCGACGGTGCCGACGCCGGCCGGTTCCTCACCACGATCCGCCACCGGCTCGAGGAGGGTGCGTTCGAGGCCGAACTGGGCCTGTAG